The genomic segment ACCGGTACGGTAGTGGTTGAGATTGACAACAAGCGCTGGAATGGCATTACCGTGACGCCGCAGGACAAAGTGGAACTGCAGGGTAAGGTCGATAAAGACTGGAACGAATTTGAAATCGACGTGAAACAGGTTATTAAGCTGAACAAATAACCCACAAAGGGCCGATTATCCGGCCCTTTTTCTTTGTGACTCAACTCGTCAGATAGGGTAGTATCTGCGGCAATATTGCCTGAAACCCATCGGTTTCTGAGTTGAGGAATCACACGTAATGAGCGATATGGCAGAGCGCCTCGCGCTACATGAATTCACGGAAAATGCCTACCTGAACTACTCCATGTACGTCATCATGGACAGGGCGTTGCCGTTTATCGGAGATGGCCTGAAGCCCGTTCAGCGCCGCATCGTCTATGCGATGTCCGAGCTGGGGCTGAGCGCCAGCGCCAAGTTTAAGAAATCCGCCCGTACCGTCGGTGACGTACTGGGTAAATACCATCCGCATGGCGACAGCGCCTGTTATGAAGCGATGGTGCTGATGGCGCAGCCGTTCTCATACCGTTACCCGCTGGTTGACGGACAGGGGAACTGGGGGGCGCCGGACGATCCGAAATCCTTCGCGGCGATGCGTTATACCGAATCCCGGTTGTCCAAATATGCCGAAGTGCTGCTGGGCGAGCTGGGTCAGGGGACCGTTGACTGGGTGCCAAACTTCGACGGCACGATGCAGGAGCCGAAAATGCTGCCTGCGCGTCTGCCGAACATCCTGCTGAATGGCACGACCGGTATAGCCGTCGGCATGGCGACGGACATTCCCCCGCATAACCTGCGAGAAGTGGCGAAAGCCGCCATCACCCTGATAGAACAGCCGAAAACCTCTCTTGATGCGCTGCTGGATATCGTTCAGGGGCCGGACTACCCGACGGAAGCTGAGATCATCACCTCGCGCGCGGAAATCCGCAAAATCTACCAGAACGGTCGCGGCTCCGTGCGTATGCGCGCGGTATGGACCAAAGAAGACGGTGCGGTGGTGATCACCGCGCTGCCGCATCAGGTATCCGGCGCGAAGGTGCTGGAGCAGATAGCCTCTCAGATGCGCAATAAAAAGCTGCCGATGGTCGACGACCTGCGCGACGAATCTGACCACGAGAACCCGACTCGTCTGGTTATCGTGCCGCGCTCCAACCGCGTGGATATGGAACAGGTAATGAACCACCTGTTTGCTACCACCGATCTGGAAAAAAGTTACCGCGTTAACCTGAATATGATTGGTCTGGACGGACGCCCGGCGGTGAAAAACCTGCTGGAGATCCTCACCGAATGGCTGACCTTCCGCCGCGATACGGTGCGTCGTCGTTTAAACCATCGTCTGGAAAAAGTGCTTAAGCGCCTGCATATCCTTGAAGGCTTGCTGGTGGCGTTCCTTAACATCGACGAAGTGATTGAAATCATTCGTACCGAGGACGAACCGAAGCCCGCGTTGATGTCGCGCTTTGGCATTAGCGAAACCCAGGCCGAAGCCATTCTCGAGCTGAAGCTGCGCCACCTCGCCAAACTGGAAGAGATGAAAATTCGCGGCGAGCAGGACGCGCTGGAAAAAGAGCGCGACCAGCTGCAGGCTATCCTGGCGTCCGAACGCAAGATGAACAACCTGCTGAAGAAAGAGCTGCAGGCGGATGCCGAAGCCTTTGGCGACGATCGTCGTTCTCCGCTGCACGAGCGTGAAGAAGCGAAGGCGATGAACGAGCATGACATGCAGCCTTCAGAGCCAGTGACGATTGTACTGTCGCAGAGCGGTTGGGTGCGCAGCGCCAAAGGGCACGATATCGACGCCCCGGGGCTGAGCTACAAAGCAGGCGACAGCTTCAAAGCCGCGGTGAAAGGGAAGAGCAACCAGCCGGTGGCGTTCATCGACTCCACGGGCCGCAGCTATGCCATCGACCCGATCACCCTGCCTTCCGCTCGTGGGCAGGGCGAACCGCTGACCGGCAAGCTGACGCTGCCGCCGGGCGCCACGGTTGACCATATGCTGATGGAAGCCGATGAACAGAAGCTGCTGATGGCCTCTGACGCCGGTTATGGATTCATCTGTACCTTTAACGATCTGGTATCGCGAAACCGCGCGGGTAAAGCGTTGATCAGCCTGCCGGACAACGCCCACGTGATGGCGCCGCAGGTGATTGAAAACGACAGCGATATGCTGCTGGCGATCACCACCGCCGGGCGTATGTTGATGTTCCCGGTCAGCGACCTGCCGCAACTGTCGAAGGGGAAAGGTAATAAGATCATTAACATTCCGTCAGCGGAAGCGGCGAAAGGGGAAGATGGCCTGGCGCATCTCTTCATTCTGCCGCCACAAAGTACGCTGACCCTGCACGTCGGCAAGCGTAAAATCAAACTCCGTCCGGAAGAGTTGCAGAAGGTCGTGGGTGAGCGCGGACGCCGTGGCTCGCTGATGCGCGGCCTGCAGCGTATTGACCGCGTGGAGATCGATTCTCCTGCTCGAAGCCGCGCGGGCGACAGCGAAGAGTAAGCACGTTCTCCCCCTCTTTTCTGAGGGGGATTTCAGTAAAATTTCCCGTAAAAACGTTGTTAATTCATGCGTTGCGATTAACAATACGCGCTCGTAATAAAGTCCTTACCTGGCCACAGGTGAAGTATAATTGTCAGTTGTTGGGGCTTCAGAGGTCGCTATGCTATACATTGTTCGTCTTGTTCTTACCGTTATCTACTGCATCCTGGTCTGTGTTTTCGGCTGCATCTATTGCCTGTTCAGCCCGCGTAATCCGAAGCATGTTTCGACCTTTGGTCACATGTTCGGCCGCCTTGCGCCACTTTATGGCCTGAAAGTAGAAAAACGCCTGCCTGAAGGGGCTGAGCATTTCGGTAACGCCATCTACATTGCTAACCACCAGAACAACTTCGATATGGTGACAGCCGCAAATATCGTTCTGCCGCCGACCGTGACCGTGGGTAAAAAGAGTCTGCTGTGGATCCCGTTTTTCGGCCAGCTGTACTGGCTTACCGGTAACCTGCTGATCGACCGTAATAATCGTGCGAAAGCGCACAGCACTATTGCGGAAGTGGTGAATCACTTCAAAAAACGCAAAATCTCTATCTGGATGTTTCCGGAAGGGACACGGAGCCGGGGTCGTGGCCTGCTGCCGTTTAAAACCGGTGCGTTTCATGCGGCAATTGCGGCGGGCGTTCCAATTATTCCCGTGTGTGTTTCCAATACTTCGAATAAGATTAATCTTAACCGCCTGAAGAACGGGCTGGTGATTGTCGAAATGCTGCCGCCGGTAGAGACTCGCGAATACGGTAAAGATCAGGTTCGTGCGCTGGCAACGCACTGCCGGGAACTGATGGCTCAGCATATCGCGCTGCTCGACAAAGAAGTCGCAGAGAGAGAAGCCGCCGGCAAAATTTAAGCGGGCGTTATAAGGGAAAACGAATTCCCCTGTTGTTAGTCGTTTCAGATGGAGCTTATATGTCATTCAGTCGGCGTCAGTTTATTCAGGCTTCCGGGATTGCCCTTTTTGCAGGTGCGATGCCGTTGACAGCCAACGCCGCCGGGCGGCAACCGCAACTGCCCATTCCGCCGTTGATTGAATCCCGTCGCGGACAACCCCTTTTCCTCACCCTACAGCGCAGCCACTGGTCTTTCACCCAGGGAACGCGTGCGTCGGTATGGGGCATTAATGGCCGTTACCTTGGGCCAACCATTCGTGTCTGGAATGGCGACGACGTTAAGCTTATCTACAGTAACCGCACCACTGAAAATGTCGCCATGACCACCAGCGGGTTGCAGGTTCCCGGGCCGTTGATTGGCGGCCCGGCGCGGATGATGTCGCCAAATGCCGACTGGGCGCCAGTGCTGCCGATCCGTCAGAGCGCTGCCACCTTGTGGTATCACGCGAATACGCCAAACCGTGCTGCGCAGCAGGTATATAACGGCCTCGCCGGGATGTGGTTGATTGAAGATGAAATCAGCAAATCTCTGCCGATCCCGAATCACTACGGGGTGGATGATTTCCCGGTCATTATTCAGGACAAACGTATTGATAACTTCGGCTCGCCGGAATACAGCGAGCCGGGCAGCGGTGGCTTTGTGGGCGATACGCTGTTGGTAAACGGCGCGCAAAGCCCGTACGTGGAAGTCTCTCGCGGGTGGGTGCGTCTGCGCCTGCTGAACGCCTCTAACTCGCGCCGCTACCAGTTGCAGATGAGCGATGGTCGCGCGCTGCATGTGATATCAGGCGATCAGGGCTTTTTGCCGGCGCCGGTTTCCGTGAAACAGCTGGCGCTGGCGCCGGGTGAACGTCGTGAAATCCTGGTGGATATGACCAACGGCAATGAAGTGTCTGTGACCTGCGGTGAAGCGGCGAGCATTGTTGATCGTATTCGCGGTTTCTTTGAGCCGTCGAGCGTGCTGGTCTCTACGCTGGTGCTGACACTGCGTCCAACCGGCTTGCTGCCGCTGGTGACTGACAGCCTGCCCATGCGTTTGCTCCCGCAGGCGATCATGAGCGGCCCGCCGGTGCGTAGCCGTGATATAAGTCTGGGCGACGATCCTGGCATTAACGGGACACTGTGGGATGTTAATCGCATTGATATCACCGCCCAGCAAGGCACCTGGGAACGCTGGACGGTACGCTCGGACATGCCGCAGTCGTTCCATATTGAAGGGGTGAGCTTCCTTATCCGCAACGTGAACGGCGCGATGCCGTTCCCGGAAGATCGCGGCTGGAAAGATACCGTCTGGGTGGATGGTCAGGTGGAACTGCTGGTCTACTTTGGTCAGCCTTCGTGGCCGCACTTTCCGTTCCTGTTCCATAGCCAGACGCTGGAGATGATGGACAGGGGGTCCGTGGGGCAAATTCTGGTGAACCCCTCGCCCTGACTCACCCCTTATCCCGGCCCTCACCCCTATGGGAAGCAGGCCGGGTTGAAGGGTAAACCCTGCGCATAATACCCCTTCATTTCCCACCGAGATCCAGCGTATAATCCCGCTCCTTTTGTCTATTTTTTCTTCGGAAGCATTATGAGCGCAATTTCCCTGATCCAGCCGGATCGTGACCTCTTCTCCTGGCCCCAGTACTGGGCGGCCTGCTTTGGACCGGCGTCATTTCTGCCGATGTCCCGTGAAGAGATGGACCAACTGGGCTGGGATAGCTGCGATATCATTCTGGTGACGGGCGATGCCTACGTCGATCACCCGAGCTTTGGTATGGCGATCTGTGGCCGTATGCTCGAAGCGCAGGGCTTCCGCGTGGGGATCATTTCGCAGCCAGACTGGAACAGCAAAGATGCGTTCATGGCGCTCGGCAAACCGAACCTGTTCTTCGGCGTGACCGCAGGCAACATGGATTCGATGATCAACCGCTATACCGCCGACCGCAAGCTGCGCCATGACGACGCCTACACTGCCGATAACGTGGCGGGTAAACGGCCGGATCGCGCGACCCTTGTTTACACCCAGCGATGCAAAGAAGCATGGAAAGACGTGCCGGTTATCCTGGGGGGCATCGAGGCCAGCCTCCGACGTACTGCGCATTACGATTACTGGTCAGATACCGTCCGTCGTTCTGTGCTGGTGGACTCCAAAGCCGATATGCTGATCTTCGGTAACGGTGAACGCCCGCTGGTTGAAGTCGCGCACCGTCTGGCGCAGGGCGAGCCTGTTGGCGAGATCCGCGACGTGCGTAACACTGCGATCATGGTGAAAGAGGCGTTACCTGGCTGGCGCGGTGTGGATTCCCGTATCATCGATATGCCGGGTAAAATCGACCCGATCCCGCATCCTTACGGTGACGATCTGCCGTGTGCGGATAACAAACCGGTTGCGCCGAAAAAAGCCGAAGCCAAAGCCGTTGTGGTCCAGCCGCCGCGTCCGAAGCCGTGGGAAAAGACCTATGTCCTGCTGCCCTCATTCGAGAAGGTCAAAAGCGACAAAGTGCTGTATGCGCATGCGTCCCGTATTTTGCACCATGAAACCAACCCGGGCTGTGCGCGAGCGCTTATGCAAAAGCACGGTGAGCGCTATATTTGGGTTAACCCACCGGCCATTCCGCTCTCTACCGAAGAGATGGACAGCGTCTTTGCGCTACCGTATAAGCGCGTGCCGCATCCGGCTTACGGCAACAGCCGCATTCCGGCCTACGAGATGATCCGTTTCTCGATCAATATCATGCGTGGCTGTTTCGGCGGCTGCTCCTTCTGCTCCATTACCGAGCACGAAGGCCGCATTATCCAGAGCCGGTCGGAGGATTCAATCGTCAACGAGATCGAAGCCATTCGCGACTCGGTTCCGGGCTTTACCGGCGTGATCTCCGATCTGGGTGGCCCAACCGCCAATATGTATATGCTGCGCTGTAAGTCACCGCGCGCGGAGCAGACCTGTCGGCGCCTCTCCTGCGTCTATCCGAGCATTTGCGAGCATATGGACACCAACCACGAACCGACGATCAACCTGTACCGTCGCGCCCGCGATCTGAAAGGTATCAAGAAAATCCTGATCGCCTCCGGGGTACGTTACGACATCGCGGTGGAAGATCCGCGCTACATCAAAGAGCTGGCGACGCATCATGTTGGTGGTTATCTGAAGATTGCGCCGGAGCACACCGAAGAAGGCCCGCTGTCGAAGATGATGAAGCCGGGCATGGGCAGCTACGATCGCTTCAAAGAGCTGTTCGATACCTACTCGAAGCAGGCGAGGAAAGAGCAGTATCTGATCCCGTACTTTATCTCTGCGCACCCCGGCACGCGCGACGAAGATATGGTCAACCTGGCCCTGTGGCTGAAGCAACGTCGCTTCCGTCTGGATCAGGTACAAAACTTCTATCCGTCACCGCTCGCCAACTCAACGACCATGTATTACACCGGCAAGAACCCGCTGAGTAAGATTGGCTATAAAAGCGAAGACGTGGTGGTGCCGAAAGGAGATAAGCAGCGTCGTCTGCACAAAGCCCTGCTGCGTTACCACGATCCGGCAAACTGGCCGCTTATCCGCCAGGCGCTGGAAGAGATGGGTAAAAAGCACCTGATCGGTTCGCGCCGCGACTGTCTGGTGCCTGCGCCCACGCTGGATGAGATGCGTGAAGCGCGCCGTCAGAATCGCCATGCGCGCCCGGCGCTGACCAGGCACGCGCCGATTGTGCATCAGCGTTCGAACGGTCAATCCAGTGCGAAGAAACCGGTTAAGCGCAAAGCGTAAAATAAAAACCCCGGCGAGCCGGGGTTTCTTTTAGCCGCCAAACTGATCCGGGTACGGCCCAAGCCGCTTGCCCTGATCCAGTTTTGCAATTTCGCTCAGTTCATCTTTGTCGAGGCGGAAATCCCAGACGTCGAAGTTCTCGGCGATGCGCGATGGCGTGACCGATTTTGGGATTACCACCAGGCCGCTATCCAGATGCCAGCGAATGACAATCTGAGCCGGGGTCCTGCCGTACTTATCCGCCAGATCGCGGATAACTTTCTGGTCGAACACCCCTTCACCGCCCTGGGCCAGCGGGCTCCAGGATTCGGTCTGGATCTTGTGGGTAGCATTCCACGCATGCAACTGACGCTGCTGCAACAGCGGGTGCAACTCAATCTGGTTGATCACCGGCGCGACGCCGGTCTCGTCAATTAAACGTTGCAGGTGGTGTATCTGGAAATTACACACGCCAATACTTTTCGCCAGCCCTTGCTGCTGTAGCTCAATCATCCCTTTCCAGGCATCAACATAATGATCGATAGCCGGAACTGGCCAGTGCATCAAATACAGATCGACAGAATCGAGCTGGAGCTTATCCAGACTCTCCCGCAAGGCGTCGTGGGGGCGTTTCTGATCGTCGTTCCACAGTTTGGTGGTAATGAAAAGATCGTCCCGGGGCAGGCCAGCACTTGCCAGCGCTTTACCCACGCCGTCTTCATTTTTATACGCGGCGGCGGTATCAATAGACCGATAGCCAACCTCAAGTGCTTTATGAATGGCGGAGACGACCTCGTCGTTACCGGCTTTCCATACACCTAGCCCCAACTGGGGCATCACGTTGCCGTCCTGCAGCTTGATTACGGTTTGGTTTGCCATTTTTCCTCCTTCAAGTGCTCATCGTCGAAGGGGAACCCCCGACGATGTGGTGTGCATTAAGTCTGGACGAAATGCCAAAAAACGAAAGTCAGGATAACAAAAACGCTTAGCGCGCGGCTTCGTAAATACGACGGCTCACGTCCAGGGTGATGTCGCCTTGCTCGCCGATTTGCGTCATACCGTGTTCTTCCAGTTTCGCCAGCAGGGCAGGGATAGTGCTGCCATCCAGGCCGTAGCCAGAAAGGCGCGTTGGCACACCCAGGCTTTCGAAGAAGTTACGGGTAGCAACGATGGCGGCATCAATACGCGCATCGTCAGAACCTTCGGTGATGCTCCATACGCGCTCAGCGTACTGCAGCAGTTTGGCGTGCTTGGTATCACGTTTTTCATTCCACAGCGCAGGCAGAACCACCGCCAGCGTTTGAGCATGATCCAAGCCGTGCATTGCCGTCAGTTCGTGGCCCAACATGTGGGTTGCCCAGTCCTGCGGCACGCCCGCGCCGATCAGGCCGTTAAGCGCCTGAGTCGCAGCCCACATTACATTGGCACGCACGTTATAGTTTTCCGGCTCTTTCAGCGCTTTCGGGCCCTCTTCGATAAGCGTCAGCAGAATACCTTCCGCGAAACGATCCTGAATTTTAGCATCGACCGGGTAAGTCACGTACTGTTCAACGGTATGAACAAAGGCATCGACCACGCCATTAGCCACCTGACGGGCAGGCAGGGTGTAGGTATAAACCGGATCGAGAACGGCGAATACCGGCTGAACGTGTTCGTTCATAAAGGCCTGCTTGTCGCCGGTCGCTTTACGGGAGATCACCGCGCCTTTGTTGGATTCAGAACCGGTGGCTGGCAGAGTTAATACGGAACCCATTGGGATCGCGCTGTTGATGTCGCTGCCGCCGTTTTTCAGGATCTGCCATGGATCGACGCCGTCAGCATAGTGTGCAGCCGCCGCGATGAATTTGGTGCCGTCCAGGACGGAACCGCCGCCCACTGCCAGCAGGAAGGTGATGTTCTCGTCGCGGGCGATTTTGACCGCATTCATCAGGGTTTCGTAAGACGGGTTGGGTTCAATGCCGCCGAATTCGCGTACGTTCAGACCTTCCAGCGCGCTGTAGACCTGGTCCAGCACGCCGGTTTTTTTCACGCTGCCGCCGCCGTAAGTAATCAGTACGCGGGCGTCCGCAGGGATCTGTGCACGCAGGTCGGCAATGGCGCCTTTACCAAACAGGATGCGGGTTGGGGTGTGGAGAGTAAAATTATTCATTGCTCGTTCCCTTTTGTGGGTGAAGAACCGGGGTGGCGCAGATGGCTACCTGATGCTGCACATTGTGGCGGGCTGTGGCGCTCCTCTCAATGCACATTCCTGCTGATGTCTTGCCCATTTCTACAGAGCGCTGGAGAATCCTGGAGGAAATGAGCACACTGTAAGCGTCGGAAACCGTCCCCGGAGAGAGCCATTATGAAGCGAGAAGCCATTTGTCAGCAGCTAACGTCGCAGATTAAAAGATTGATAGATAACGGAAATAATGCAGCGGAATGGCTGCCGGACATTCGCCTGCTTTATGGGACGCAGCCTGGAACCCGCACACCTGTGATGTACCAGCCGGGCATCGTTTTTCTCTTTTCGGGCCATAAAATTGGCTACATCA from the unidentified bacterial endosymbiont genome contains:
- the parC gene encoding DNA topoisomerase IV subunit A, whose product is MSDMAERLALHEFTENAYLNYSMYVIMDRALPFIGDGLKPVQRRIVYAMSELGLSASAKFKKSARTVGDVLGKYHPHGDSACYEAMVLMAQPFSYRYPLVDGQGNWGAPDDPKSFAAMRYTESRLSKYAEVLLGELGQGTVDWVPNFDGTMQEPKMLPARLPNILLNGTTGIAVGMATDIPPHNLREVAKAAITLIEQPKTSLDALLDIVQGPDYPTEAEIITSRAEIRKIYQNGRGSVRMRAVWTKEDGAVVITALPHQVSGAKVLEQIASQMRNKKLPMVDDLRDESDHENPTRLVIVPRSNRVDMEQVMNHLFATTDLEKSYRVNLNMIGLDGRPAVKNLLEILTEWLTFRRDTVRRRLNHRLEKVLKRLHILEGLLVAFLNIDEVIEIIRTEDEPKPALMSRFGISETQAEAILELKLRHLAKLEEMKIRGEQDALEKERDQLQAILASERKMNNLLKKELQADAEAFGDDRRSPLHEREEAKAMNEHDMQPSEPVTIVLSQSGWVRSAKGHDIDAPGLSYKAGDSFKAAVKGKSNQPVAFIDSTGRSYAIDPITLPSARGQGEPLTGKLTLPPGATVDHMLMEADEQKLLMASDAGYGFICTFNDLVSRNRAGKALISLPDNAHVMAPQVIENDSDMLLAITTAGRMLMFPVSDLPQLSKGKGNKIINIPSAEAAKGEDGLAHLFILPPQSTLTLHVGKRKIKLRPEELQKVVGERGRRGSLMRGLQRIDRVEIDSPARSRAGDSEE
- the plsC gene encoding 1-acylglycerol-3-phosphate O-acyltransferase; translation: MLYIVRLVLTVIYCILVCVFGCIYCLFSPRNPKHVSTFGHMFGRLAPLYGLKVEKRLPEGAEHFGNAIYIANHQNNFDMVTAANIVLPPTVTVGKKSLLWIPFFGQLYWLTGNLLIDRNNRAKAHSTIAEVVNHFKKRKISIWMFPEGTRSRGRGLLPFKTGAFHAAIAAGVPIIPVCVSNTSNKINLNRLKNGLVIVEMLPPVETREYGKDQVRALATHCRELMAQHIALLDKEVAEREAAGKI
- the ftsP gene encoding cell division protein FtsP, which gives rise to MSFSRRQFIQASGIALFAGAMPLTANAAGRQPQLPIPPLIESRRGQPLFLTLQRSHWSFTQGTRASVWGINGRYLGPTIRVWNGDDVKLIYSNRTTENVAMTTSGLQVPGPLIGGPARMMSPNADWAPVLPIRQSAATLWYHANTPNRAAQQVYNGLAGMWLIEDEISKSLPIPNHYGVDDFPVIIQDKRIDNFGSPEYSEPGSGGFVGDTLLVNGAQSPYVEVSRGWVRLRLLNASNSRRYQLQMSDGRALHVISGDQGFLPAPVSVKQLALAPGERREILVDMTNGNEVSVTCGEAASIVDRIRGFFEPSSVLVSTLVLTLRPTGLLPLVTDSLPMRLLPQAIMSGPPVRSRDISLGDDPGINGTLWDVNRIDITAQQGTWERWTVRSDMPQSFHIEGVSFLIRNVNGAMPFPEDRGWKDTVWVDGQVELLVYFGQPSWPHFPFLFHSQTLEMMDRGSVGQILVNPSP
- a CDS encoding YgiQ family radical SAM protein yields the protein MSAISLIQPDRDLFSWPQYWAACFGPASFLPMSREEMDQLGWDSCDIILVTGDAYVDHPSFGMAICGRMLEAQGFRVGIISQPDWNSKDAFMALGKPNLFFGVTAGNMDSMINRYTADRKLRHDDAYTADNVAGKRPDRATLVYTQRCKEAWKDVPVILGGIEASLRRTAHYDYWSDTVRRSVLVDSKADMLIFGNGERPLVEVAHRLAQGEPVGEIRDVRNTAIMVKEALPGWRGVDSRIIDMPGKIDPIPHPYGDDLPCADNKPVAPKKAEAKAVVVQPPRPKPWEKTYVLLPSFEKVKSDKVLYAHASRILHHETNPGCARALMQKHGERYIWVNPPAIPLSTEEMDSVFALPYKRVPHPAYGNSRIPAYEMIRFSINIMRGCFGGCSFCSITEHEGRIIQSRSEDSIVNEIEAIRDSVPGFTGVISDLGGPTANMYMLRCKSPRAEQTCRRLSCVYPSICEHMDTNHEPTINLYRRARDLKGIKKILIASGVRYDIAVEDPRYIKELATHHVGGYLKIAPEHTEEGPLSKMMKPGMGSYDRFKELFDTYSKQARKEQYLIPYFISAHPGTRDEDMVNLALWLKQRRFRLDQVQNFYPSPLANSTTMYYTGKNPLSKIGYKSEDVVVPKGDKQRRLHKALLRYHDPANWPLIRQALEEMGKKHLIGSRRDCLVPAPTLDEMREARRQNRHARPALTRHAPIVHQRSNGQSSAKKPVKRKA
- the dkgA gene encoding 2,5-didehydrogluconate reductase DkgA — protein: MANQTVIKLQDGNVMPQLGLGVWKAGNDEVVSAIHKALEVGYRSIDTAAAYKNEDGVGKALASAGLPRDDLFITTKLWNDDQKRPHDALRESLDKLQLDSVDLYLMHWPVPAIDHYVDAWKGMIELQQQGLAKSIGVCNFQIHHLQRLIDETGVAPVINQIELHPLLQQRQLHAWNATHKIQTESWSPLAQGGEGVFDQKVIRDLADKYGRTPAQIVIRWHLDSGLVVIPKSVTPSRIAENFDVWDFRLDKDELSEIAKLDQGKRLGPYPDQFGG
- the yqhD gene encoding alcohol dehydrogenase, with the protein product MNNFTLHTPTRILFGKGAIADLRAQIPADARVLITYGGGSVKKTGVLDQVYSALEGLNVREFGGIEPNPSYETLMNAVKIARDENITFLLAVGGGSVLDGTKFIAAAAHYADGVDPWQILKNGGSDINSAIPMGSVLTLPATGSESNKGAVISRKATGDKQAFMNEHVQPVFAVLDPVYTYTLPARQVANGVVDAFVHTVEQYVTYPVDAKIQDRFAEGILLTLIEEGPKALKEPENYNVRANVMWAATQALNGLIGAGVPQDWATHMLGHELTAMHGLDHAQTLAVVLPALWNEKRDTKHAKLLQYAERVWSITEGSDDARIDAAIVATRNFFESLGVPTRLSGYGLDGSTIPALLAKLEEHGMTQIGEQGDITLDVSRRIYEAAR